The following coding sequences are from one Thermostaphylospora chromogena window:
- a CDS encoding ABC transporter ATP-binding protein → MHADEAVPPGKAKAMEAFAGLAHEPGVAKPDPILVADNVVRRFGGLTAVNVSHLEIQRGSITALIGPNGAGKTTFFNQLTGFDTADSGEWRFNGKRMNGLPAYKIARAGMVRTFQLTKALSKLTVMENMRLGAQQQSGENFFTALFPFLWREQEEQITERAEELLQRFKLDAKRDEFAGSLSGGQRKLLEMARALMVKPELIMLDEPMAGVNPALTQSLLGHVKDLREQGLTVLFVEHDMDMVHDISDWVVVMAQGAVIAEGPPDEIMSDERVVDAYLGAHHDAPLSAEEAEKQLAEAEAELEAAATADSTARKEPGDE, encoded by the coding sequence ATGCACGCTGACGAAGCCGTCCCGCCCGGCAAGGCGAAGGCCATGGAGGCGTTCGCCGGCCTCGCCCACGAGCCGGGCGTCGCCAAGCCCGATCCCATCCTCGTCGCGGACAACGTGGTGCGCCGCTTCGGCGGCCTCACCGCGGTGAACGTCTCCCACCTGGAGATCCAGCGCGGCTCCATCACCGCCCTCATCGGCCCCAACGGCGCCGGCAAGACCACCTTCTTCAATCAGCTCACCGGATTCGACACCGCCGACTCCGGCGAGTGGCGCTTCAACGGCAAGAGGATGAACGGCCTGCCCGCCTACAAGATCGCCCGGGCCGGCATGGTCCGCACCTTCCAGCTCACCAAGGCGCTGTCCAAGCTCACCGTCATGGAGAACATGCGCCTGGGCGCCCAGCAGCAGAGCGGCGAGAACTTCTTCACCGCCCTCTTCCCCTTCCTGTGGCGGGAGCAGGAGGAGCAGATCACCGAGCGCGCCGAGGAGCTCCTGCAGCGTTTCAAACTCGACGCCAAGCGCGACGAGTTCGCCGGCAGCCTCTCCGGCGGCCAGCGCAAGCTCCTGGAGATGGCCCGCGCCCTCATGGTCAAACCCGAGCTGATCATGCTTGACGAGCCCATGGCCGGCGTCAACCCCGCCCTGACCCAGTCACTCCTCGGCCACGTCAAGGACCTGCGCGAGCAGGGTCTCACCGTCCTGTTCGTCGAGCACGACATGGACATGGTCCACGACATCAGCGACTGGGTCGTCGTCATGGCCCAGGGCGCCGTCATCGCCGAGGGCCCGCCCGACGAGATCATGTCCGACGAGCGGGTCGTCGACGCCTACCTCGGCGCCCACCACGACGCTCCCCTCTCCGCGGAAGAGGCCGAAAAGCAGCTCGCCGAGGCCGAGGCCGAACTCGAGGCCGCCGCCACCGCCGACAGCACCGCCAGGAAGGAACCCGGCGATGAGTGA
- a CDS encoding branched-chain amino acid ABC transporter permease, translating to MDWILVISRAVEAAIGTEAVIYALAAIGLNVHFGYTGLLNFGQAAFLAVGAYSIAVTVSTFGLPFFLGVGIGLALAVVLALLLGIPTLRLRADYLAIVTIATAEIVRLVVRAVALEETFGGTDGLQGFADSFYALSVFDPNRQYGIGPISFSGNIMWVLTVGWILVAVCCLLLFMLMKSPWGRVLKAIREDEDAVRSLGKNVFSYKMQSLVLGGVIGALGGFIFALSRAAVQPDVFSTELTFYAYTVLILGGAARIFGPVVGSMIFWFLFILTTTALEEAVRHGVITFITVPQVGAIRYALIGLGLILLLIYRPQGIFGDKREIALDAR from the coding sequence ATGGACTGGATTCTCGTCATCAGCCGCGCCGTCGAGGCCGCCATCGGCACCGAAGCCGTCATCTACGCGCTCGCCGCCATCGGCCTCAACGTCCACTTCGGCTACACCGGTCTGCTCAACTTCGGCCAGGCCGCCTTCCTCGCCGTCGGCGCCTACTCCATCGCCGTCACCGTCTCCACCTTCGGCCTGCCGTTCTTCCTCGGCGTGGGCATCGGCCTCGCGCTCGCCGTGGTGCTCGCGCTCCTCCTCGGCATCCCGACCCTGCGACTGCGCGCCGACTACCTGGCCATCGTCACCATCGCCACGGCCGAGATCGTCCGCCTGGTCGTCCGCGCCGTCGCTCTGGAGGAGACCTTCGGCGGCACCGACGGTCTCCAAGGGTTCGCCGACTCCTTCTACGCCCTCAGCGTCTTCGACCCCAACCGTCAGTACGGCATCGGCCCCATCAGCTTCAGCGGGAACATCATGTGGGTGCTCACCGTCGGCTGGATCCTGGTCGCCGTGTGCTGCCTGCTGCTCTTCATGCTCATGAAGAGCCCGTGGGGCAGGGTGCTCAAAGCCATCCGCGAGGACGAGGACGCCGTGCGCAGCCTCGGTAAGAACGTCTTCTCCTACAAGATGCAGTCGCTGGTCCTCGGCGGCGTCATCGGCGCGCTGGGCGGCTTCATCTTCGCCCTCAGCCGCGCCGCCGTTCAGCCCGACGTGTTCAGCACCGAGCTCACCTTCTACGCCTACACCGTCCTCATCCTCGGTGGCGCTGCGCGGATCTTCGGCCCCGTGGTCGGCTCGATGATCTTCTGGTTCCTGTTCATCCTGACCACCACCGCCCTGGAGGAGGCCGTCCGCCACGGTGTCATCACCTTCATCACCGTCCCCCAGGTCGGCGCCATCCGCTATGCCCTGATCGGATTGGGCCTCATCCTGTTGCTCATCTACCGCCCGCAAGGCATCTTCGGCGACAAGAGGGAGATCGCACTCGATGCACGCTGA
- a CDS encoding branched-chain amino acid ABC transporter permease: protein MKISVADESGEPVGEATTDAQGEWAVPVPEAGTYKVSIDQSSLPQGIALRDPNRATLTVQVYEGNERNVLFALVNAGQQQQQQGENAPPGETEQYWTRVAQLAFEGLSLGLTIALGAVGLSLIFGTTGLTNFSHGELLTIGAFTAYLFNTAFGLHLLIAAPLAVLVAAAFGYGQDRFFWGVLRKRQTGIISMMIISIGVAILLRYMILFFFGGEGLRYEQYVAQQGIQLGPISATPKSLIAMAIQIVVLVGVGLALTYTRIGKATRAVADNPALAASSGINVDRVIRVVWTAGTAIAALAGVLLGLIQNVQYQMGLHVLLLMFAGVILGGLGTAFGALVGSIIVGVFIQLSTLWIPPEMKNIGALAILILVLLFRPQGILGRRERIG, encoded by the coding sequence GTGAAGATCAGCGTTGCCGACGAAAGCGGCGAACCCGTCGGTGAGGCGACAACAGACGCCCAGGGCGAATGGGCGGTTCCCGTCCCGGAGGCCGGTACCTATAAGGTCAGCATCGACCAATCCTCGCTGCCTCAGGGTATCGCCCTCCGCGACCCCAACCGGGCCACCCTCACCGTCCAGGTTTATGAAGGAAACGAGCGCAACGTACTGTTCGCCCTCGTCAACGCTGGACAGCAGCAACAGCAGCAAGGTGAGAACGCCCCGCCCGGCGAAACCGAGCAGTACTGGACCCGCGTCGCCCAGCTCGCCTTCGAAGGCCTCAGCCTCGGCCTCACCATCGCGCTCGGCGCCGTCGGCCTCTCCCTCATCTTCGGCACCACGGGCCTGACCAACTTCTCCCACGGAGAACTGCTCACCATCGGCGCGTTCACCGCGTATCTGTTCAACACCGCGTTCGGTCTGCACCTCCTCATCGCCGCCCCCCTCGCCGTGCTCGTAGCCGCGGCGTTCGGATACGGTCAGGACCGCTTCTTCTGGGGTGTCCTGCGCAAGCGGCAGACCGGGATCATCTCCATGATGATCATCTCCATCGGCGTGGCGATCCTCCTGCGCTACATGATCCTGTTCTTCTTCGGCGGCGAAGGCCTCCGCTACGAGCAGTACGTCGCCCAGCAGGGCATCCAGCTCGGCCCCATCTCCGCCACGCCGAAGAGCCTGATCGCCATGGCCATCCAGATCGTCGTCCTCGTCGGCGTCGGTCTCGCCCTGACCTACACCCGCATCGGCAAGGCCACCCGCGCCGTCGCCGACAACCCGGCCCTCGCCGCCTCCTCCGGCATCAACGTCGACCGCGTCATCCGCGTCGTGTGGACCGCCGGCACCGCCATCGCCGCCCTCGCCGGCGTCCTGCTCGGCCTGATCCAGAACGTGCAGTACCAGATGGGCCTGCACGTGCTGCTCCTGATGTTCGCCGGCGTCATCCTCGGCGGCCTCGGCACCGCCTTCGGCGCTCTCGTCGGCTCCATCATCGTCGGCGTGTTCATCCAGCTGTCCACGCTGTGGATCCCACCGGAGATGAAGAACATCGGCGCACTGGCCATCCTCATCCTCGTCCTGCTGTTCAGGCCGCAGGGCATCCTCGGCCGGCGCGAGCGGATCGGATAA
- a CDS encoding PaaI family thioesterase gives MEQLYGDVNGGLAARLGIEFLEADGDRAVARMPVEGNTQPYGLLHGGASCALAETVGSTAAALFAGPDKIVVGIEINASHHRAVTSGHVTAVATRVHGGRTLAAYEIEITDDQGRRVCTSRLTCLIRDK, from the coding sequence CTGGAGCAGCTCTACGGAGACGTGAACGGCGGCCTCGCCGCCCGGCTCGGCATCGAGTTCCTCGAGGCCGACGGCGACCGCGCCGTGGCCAGGATGCCGGTCGAGGGCAACACCCAGCCGTACGGCCTGCTGCACGGCGGCGCCTCGTGCGCGCTCGCCGAGACCGTCGGCTCGACGGCCGCCGCCCTGTTCGCCGGCCCGGACAAAATCGTCGTCGGAATCGAGATCAACGCCTCGCACCACCGGGCGGTCACCTCCGGCCACGTCACCGCCGTCGCCACGCGCGTGCACGGCGGCCGCACGCTCGCCGCCTACGAGATCGAGATCACCGACGACCAGGGGCGCCGCGTATGCACATCGCGCCTGACTTGTCTCATACGCGACAAATAA
- the polA gene encoding DNA polymerase I — MAKSEATPERPCLLLLDGHSLAYRAFYALQEANLVTTDGQHTEAVYGFTSMLVNVLRDEKPSHVAVCFDRSEPTFRHEAYAEYKANRAETPESFRGQMSLIFEMLDTLAIPRLSMAGYEADDLIATLASRAAEHDMRVLIVTGDRDALQLVTDDVTVLMTRRGISDMTRFTPEAVVEKYSLTPAQYPDFAAIRGDASDNLKNIPGVGEKTAAKWIREFGSLEELVNRVDEVKGKVGEKLRAHLDQVLLNRRLTELSRDVPLEVDVRELRRGPFDRDAVHKLLDALQFRGELRDRLFATLGSGEAEAGAEDVFEVELTVLGPGEVADWLAAMPQGRAGLAFRGSYGSGTGRIDAIAIAAPDGTAAHIDPTELTPDDEAALAAWLADPEAHKAVHDAKGPMLALWAHGMELRGLTCDTALAAYLATPGQRTFKLDDLVVRYLRRELPSLTDPSGQAALFGEPDDAEARDLALRACAVRELADGLEEFLAGRGGTHLLVDVELPLLTVLAEMERVGIAADRRYFETLEAEFGAAVRQAVEEAHRSVGEQFNLGSPKQLQEILFNRLGLPKTKKIKTGYTTDADALAWLAEQTQHELPVILLRHRDQTKMRVTVEGLIKEIGDDGRIHTTFNQIIAATGRLSSEKPNLQNIPIRTAEGRRIRQGFVVGEGYEALLTADYSQIELRLMAHLSGDESLIASFESGHDFHAATAARVFGVPPEQVTGEQRAKIKAMNYGLAYGLSDYGLSGQLNIPVAEARQLKDEYFQEFGGVRDFLNAIVVQARSDGYTETIMGRRRYLPDLTSDNRQRREMAERMALNAPIQGSAADIIKVAMLNVRRAIESEGLRSRMLLQVHDELVFEVAPGELERLRELVVREMSGAYPLRVPLEVSVGVGRTWEEAGH, encoded by the coding sequence GTGGCTAAGAGCGAAGCGACCCCCGAACGTCCGTGTCTGCTCCTGCTCGACGGGCATTCCCTGGCGTATCGCGCGTTCTACGCGCTGCAGGAGGCCAATCTCGTCACCACCGACGGCCAGCACACCGAGGCGGTTTACGGATTCACCTCGATGCTGGTCAACGTGCTGCGCGACGAGAAACCCTCCCACGTCGCGGTCTGCTTCGACCGTTCGGAGCCGACGTTCCGCCACGAGGCCTACGCCGAGTACAAGGCCAATCGCGCCGAGACCCCGGAGAGCTTCCGGGGACAGATGAGCCTGATCTTCGAGATGCTCGACACGCTGGCGATCCCCCGCCTGTCGATGGCCGGATACGAGGCCGACGACCTGATCGCCACGCTGGCCTCGAGGGCGGCCGAGCATGACATGAGGGTGCTGATCGTCACCGGTGACCGCGATGCGCTGCAGCTCGTCACCGACGACGTCACGGTGCTGATGACCCGGCGGGGCATCAGCGACATGACGCGTTTCACGCCCGAGGCGGTGGTGGAGAAGTACTCCCTCACCCCCGCGCAGTACCCCGACTTCGCCGCGATCCGCGGCGACGCCAGCGACAACCTCAAGAACATCCCGGGCGTGGGGGAGAAGACCGCGGCCAAGTGGATCCGCGAGTTCGGCTCGCTGGAGGAGCTGGTCAACCGGGTCGACGAGGTCAAGGGGAAGGTCGGCGAGAAGCTGCGCGCCCATCTCGACCAGGTCCTGCTCAACCGCCGCCTCACCGAGCTGAGCCGCGACGTGCCGTTGGAGGTCGACGTCCGCGAGCTGCGCCGGGGCCCGTTCGACCGGGACGCCGTGCACAAGCTTCTGGACGCGCTGCAGTTCCGCGGAGAGCTGCGGGACCGCCTGTTCGCCACTCTCGGCTCGGGCGAGGCCGAGGCCGGGGCCGAGGACGTCTTCGAGGTCGAGCTGACCGTGCTCGGCCCCGGCGAGGTCGCCGACTGGCTGGCCGCCATGCCGCAGGGGCGCGCCGGGCTCGCCTTCCGCGGCTCCTACGGCAGCGGTACCGGCCGGATCGACGCCATCGCCATCGCCGCCCCGGACGGCACGGCCGCTCACATCGATCCCACGGAGCTCACCCCGGACGACGAGGCGGCCCTCGCCGCCTGGCTGGCCGACCCCGAGGCGCACAAGGCGGTCCACGACGCCAAGGGCCCGATGCTCGCGCTGTGGGCGCACGGCATGGAGCTGCGCGGGCTGACCTGCGACACCGCGCTCGCCGCCTATCTGGCCACGCCCGGACAGCGCACCTTCAAGCTCGACGACCTCGTCGTGCGCTACCTGCGGCGCGAGCTGCCCAGCCTCACCGACCCCAGCGGGCAGGCGGCGCTCTTCGGCGAGCCGGACGACGCCGAGGCCCGTGACCTGGCGCTGCGCGCGTGCGCGGTCAGAGAGCTCGCCGACGGTCTGGAGGAGTTCCTGGCCGGGCGAGGGGGCACCCACCTGCTGGTCGACGTCGAGCTGCCGCTGCTGACCGTGCTGGCCGAGATGGAGCGGGTCGGCATCGCCGCCGACCGGCGGTACTTCGAGACCCTGGAGGCCGAGTTCGGCGCCGCGGTCAGACAGGCGGTGGAGGAGGCGCACCGCTCGGTCGGCGAACAGTTCAACCTCGGATCGCCCAAGCAGCTGCAGGAGATCCTGTTCAACCGGCTCGGCCTGCCCAAGACCAAGAAGATCAAGACGGGCTACACCACCGACGCCGACGCGCTGGCGTGGCTCGCCGAGCAGACCCAGCACGAGCTGCCGGTGATCCTGCTGCGCCACCGCGACCAGACCAAGATGCGCGTCACCGTCGAGGGTCTGATCAAGGAGATCGGTGACGACGGCCGCATCCACACCACCTTCAACCAGATCATCGCGGCGACCGGACGGCTCAGCTCCGAGAAGCCCAACCTGCAGAACATCCCGATCCGCACCGCCGAGGGCCGGCGCATCCGGCAGGGGTTCGTGGTCGGCGAAGGCTACGAGGCGCTGCTGACCGCCGACTACAGCCAGATCGAGCTGCGCCTGATGGCGCACCTGTCCGGCGACGAGTCGCTGATCGCGTCCTTCGAATCCGGGCACGACTTCCACGCCGCCACCGCCGCGCGGGTCTTCGGGGTGCCGCCCGAGCAGGTCACCGGCGAGCAGCGGGCGAAGATCAAGGCGATGAACTACGGTCTGGCCTACGGCCTGTCCGACTACGGCCTGTCCGGCCAGCTCAACATCCCCGTGGCCGAGGCGCGCCAGCTGAAGGACGAGTACTTCCAGGAGTTCGGCGGTGTCCGCGACTTCCTGAACGCCATCGTGGTCCAGGCCCGCTCCGACGGCTACACCGAGACCATCATGGGCCGCCGCCGCTACCTGCCCGACCTGACCAGTGACAACCGGCAGCGGCGGGAGATGGCGGAACGCATGGCGCTGAACGCGCCGATCCAGGGTTCGGCCGCCGACATCATCAAGGTCGCCATGCTCAACGTGCGGCGC